The following proteins come from a genomic window of Zerene cesonia ecotype Mississippi unplaced genomic scaffold, Zerene_cesonia_1.1 Zces_u007, whole genome shotgun sequence:
- the LOC119839035 gene encoding uncharacterized protein LOC119839035 isoform X3, with translation MQQNNTCSLCVGVFIRLSQIIKMEPLVEETQEKMTSEPISVFQIIMKSGPVMLLLTMLTIFLAHKWIQKKRALVDEAEEIDPEVRRARLQAVREARERQQREWEEASKKKQEEQAEATSP, from the exons ATGCAGCAAAACAATACATGTTCACTCTG CGTGGGTGTTTTTATCAGATTGTcacaaatcattaaaatggAGCCTCTGGTAGAGGAAACACAAGAGAAAATGACGTCGGAGCCAATTTCag TGTTccaaataataatgaagtcGGGGCCGGTGATGCTGCTTCTCACAATGCTGACCATCTTCCTTGCCCACAAGTGGATTCAGAAGAAGAGGGCGCTAGTGGACGAGGCGGAGGAGAttg ACCCCGAGGTGCGTAGAGCTCGTCTCCAGGCGGTGCGGGAGGCGCGCGAGCGGCAGCAGCGCGAGTGGGAGGAGGCGTCCAAGAAGAAGCAGGAGGAACAGGCGGAG
- the LOC119839003 gene encoding PH-interacting protein: MEESNEDLNVVPELYFLIAKFLSGGPLKETAKTLLKELQSVDVLPRRLDWEGSEHPQSFNELNSQYSEVSWRRLAAVCERALRLARAAPARIDNEPVLNARLSLLSESLVRPRLRYASHKQDHTLVRRLICRELGGGPRGPANGAGPVCATGRGGPFPARLLRGLQLQRRTLGHLSAVYCLVFDSTGKYVVTGADDLLVKVWSAIDGRLLATLRGAGAEITDVSISSDGALLACGSVERLVRVWCLATGAPRAVLHAHAGTITSVHWAPPAHSDVRWLASTSTDGSVAFWTCSTDGQFLSQPVQYVERMRPGACHMICAAWSSGGAFLACGSADHHVRIYSVCAGGPRRVLETAVHLDAVDSIAWAHRGLRGTQLQTQHVTMVCWDCSDEYVMTAVSDNTVRVWCARTCTQVRALCGHRDEAYVLEAHPFAPAVLLSAGHDGQLFVWDAASGEVLAQFHNVIEGQGEGAIFDAKWGGGDSIAASDSHGHVLLLGLGRGHRLLAQLPTELFFHTDYRPLVRDALGGALDEQTEIPPHLMPPPFLVDVEGAPHEPQHQRLVPGRENLALAQLVPHADAARSRLDAMIAALAADPATPPAHPPPHPQPAGVWRGEGVRHTAGTWQPLDVPLSTRPVVLPLPPAHRDRIERASSELNSLEMAWYRREMRRRPLMISTAGGEGAARRKPGRRPRAPAPRARPQPPQPAHAEERSEADAEPDAEAEPEPEERSSEQSASDSSTSDESVRLSSRSSRSSPAPPRPRRARPARPARRARSDSSHSPSKSDRYSPGAAAAKRGGGAELPEQYRVGEWLTAVAPRKAPYHPQMGDRAVYFRLGHQRYFEAVAEKDLYKIHPRDKPWERMHINECEAVKVVGMKYTIKPPRVVCLKLARELERGSFTVRYHDMPDVIDFLVLRQQYDAAVARTWGQGDRFRCMIDDSWWTGTVLERVGGAAPCTSEWASAAAAHFLSLRVQWDNGEVERLSPWDLEPLDPERLPAEPGGAVAVLPHELEAALCRAGAHEWPPHACRAIAAHISQVMSLSVAEPFVAPVDLQLYPSYAMVVPYPVDLATIRARFENLFYRRPAAAQFDARYLASNAEQFNEPHTPIVRQARLVTDLLLSIISNWQSIDVVSKYHELAASYHSSDDESLHDKKRVRSASEAGAWRERVAALVSELAAAADAEPFRQPVELSQAPDYPSVVTSPMDLGTVQRKLARGEYGGAAEVAADVRLVFANSRLYNTNKRSRIYSMTVRLSSLFEALWARVPPDTRRARRARRARRRRDTAETNGDVATKHASSSSECETLAVASRRAARAERAGRERRRDDSWDSDAPLNAHTKGKGVGKKSKGGPVASTSARVPPTFVATNGIETDSEREHKLEEVPDGSSSDSSAYSRIQVVEEELAEDEVEVTYEPSPRARRHTRSQSNSRKRRRARSSGSSAGHRPVNRPHKRTRERFTDGSLSSSSSGWQSGWRSGGRYESDRSYHPGYSTDDETPLLLYRQRQEGEVEAGPSRRPQQHRSGGVSLRKRRSPRRYNEDSEDDSIAAISKRQQRRHLPPGPSAPLGRAPHTNDHNYFNGHAPHHNGGSPPSGGSPGPGPVSISSRGRVRRLTAKARGLLRE, translated from the exons ATGGAGGAGTCCAACGAGGACCTCAATGTCGTCCCCG AACTCTACTTTCTGATAGCGAAATTTCTCTCCGGGGGCCCGCTTAAAGAGACTGCAAAg ACACTGTTGAAAGAGTTGCAGAGTGTAGAC GTCCTGCCTCGACGGCTTGACTGGGAGGGCAGCGAGCATCCCCAATCTTTCAACGAATTG AACTCCCAATACTCAGAGGTGTCATGGCGGCGGCTCGCCGCCGTGTGCGAGCGCGCGCTGCGTCTCGCGCGCGCCGCCCCCGCGCGCATAGACAACGAGCCGGTGCTCAACGCGCGCTTGTCTCTGCTCAGCGAGTCGCTGGTGCGCCCGCGGCTCAGGTACGCGTCGCACAAGCAGGACCATACGCTAG TCCGGCGGTTAATATGCCGCGAGCTGGGTGGTGGGCCCCGAGGCCCCGCAAATGGCGCGGGCCCCGTGTGCGCCACGGGCCGCGGGGGCCCGTTCCCCGCGCGCCTGCTGCGGGGCCTCCAGCTGCAGCGGCGCACGCTCGGCCACTTGTCGGCCGTGTACTGTCTGGTGTTTGACTCCACTGGGAAATATGTTGTTACT GGCGCCGACGACCTGCTGGTGAAAGTGTGGAGCGCCATCGACGGGCGGCTGCTGGCGACGCtgcgcggcgcgggcgcggagATCACCGACGTGTCCATCTCCAGCGACGGCGCGCTGCTGGCCTGCGGCTCGGTCGAGCGGCTCGTGCGGGTGTGGTGTCTGGCCACCGGCGCCCCGCGGGCCGTGCTGCACGCGCACGCGGGCACCATCACCTCG GTGCACTGGGCGCCGCCCGCGCACTCGGACGTGCGCTGGCTCGCGTCCACGTCCACGGACGGCTCGGTCGCGTTCTGGACGTGCTCCACCGACGGCCAGTTCCTCTCGCAGCCCGTGCAGTACGTGGAGCGCATGCGCCCCGGCGCCTGCCACATGATCTGCGCGGCCTGGTCCTCCGGCG GTGCGTTCCTCGCGTGCGGCAGCGCGGACCACCACGTGCGCATCTACTCGGTGTGCGCCGGCGGGCCGCGCCGCGTGCTCGAGACGGCCGTGCACCTCGACGCGGTCGACAGCATCGCGTGGGCGCACCGCGGCCTCAG AGGCACGCAGTTGCAGACACAACAC GTGACAATGGTTTGCTGGGACTGCAGCGACGAGTATGTTATGACCGCTGTCTCGGATAACACTGTTAGG GTGTGGTGCGCGCGCACGTGCACGCAGGTGCGCGCGCTGTGCGGGCACCGCGACGAGGCGTACGTGCTGGAGGCGCACCCGTTCGCGCCCGCCGTGCTGCTCTCCGCCGGACACGACGGCCAGCTGTTCGTGTGGGACGCCGCCTCGGGGGAG GTGCTCGCCCAGTTCCACAACGTGATAGAGGGCCAGGGGGAGGGGGCGATATTCGACGCGAAGTGGGGGGGCGGGGACTCTATAGCCGCGTCCGACTCGCACGGCCACGTGCTGCTGCTGGGGCTGGGCAGGGGGCACCGGCTGCTGGCCCAGCTGCCCACCGAGCTGTTCTTCCACACGGACTATCGGCCGCTGG TCCGCGACGCGCTGGGCGGCGCGCTGGACGAGCAGACGGAGATCCCGCCGCACCTGATGCCGCCGCCCTTCCTGGTGGACGTGGAGGGCGCGCCGCACGAGCCGCAGCACCAGCGCCTCGTGCCCGGCCGCGAGAACCTGGCGCTGGCGCAGCTCGTGCCGCACGCGGACGCGGCGCGCAGCCGCCTCGACGCCATGATCGCGGCGCTCGCGGCCGACCCCGCCACGCCGCCCGCGCACCCGCCGCCGCACCCGCAGCCCGCCG GCGTGTGGCGCGGCGAGGGCGTGCGCCACACGGCGGGCACGTGGCAGCCGCTCGACGTGCCGCTCAGCACGCGCCCCGTCGTGCTGCCGCTGCCGCCCGCGCACCGCGACCGCATCGAGCGCGCCAG TTCGGAGCTGAACAGCCTCGAGATGGCGTGGTACCGGCGCGAGATGCGGCGCCGCCCCCTCATGATATCGACGGCGGGGGGCGAGGGCGCGGCGCGCAGGAAGCCGGGGCGGAGGCCCCGCGCGCCCGCGCCCAGGGCGAGGCCCCAGCCGCCGCAGCCTGCGCACGCG gAGGAGCGGTCCGAAGCGGACGCGGAGCCGGACGCGGAAGCGGAGCCGGAGCCGGAGGAGCGCTCGTCGGAGCAGTCCGCGTCCGACAGCAGCACGTCGGACGAGTCGGTGCGGCTCTCGTCGCGCTCCTCGCGCAGctcgcccgcgccgccgcgcccgcgccgcgcccgccccGCGCGccccgcgcgccgcgcccgcaG CGACTCATCCCATTCGCCCAGTAAGAGTGACAG GTACAGCccgggcgcggcggcggcgaagcgcggcggcggcgcggagCTGCCGGAGCAGTACCGCGTGGGCGAGTGGCTCACGGCCGTGGCGCCGCGCAAGGCGCCCTACCACCCGCAGATGGGCGACCGCGCCGTCTACTTCCGCCTC GGACACCAGCGTTACTTCGAAGCGGTGGCCGAGAAGGACTTGTACAAAATACACCCGAGGGACAAACCGTGGGAGAGGATGCATATCAAT GAATGCGAAGCCGTGAAGGTGGTCGGCATGAAGTACACGATCAAGCCGCCGCGCGTGGTCTGCCTGAAGCTGGCGCGCGAGCTGGAGCGCGGCAGCTTCACGGTGCGCTACCACGACATGCCCGACGTCATCGACTTCCTGGTGCTGCGCCAGCAGTACGACGCGGCGGTGGCGCGCACCTGGGGGCAGGGGGACAG GTTCCGCTGCATGATCGACGACTCGTGGTGGACGGGCACGGTGCTGGAGCGCgtgggcggcgcggcgccctGCACCAGCGAGTGGGCCTCCGCCGCGGCCG CCCACTTCCTGTCGCTGCGCGTGCAGTGGGACAACGGCGAGGTGGAGAGGTTGTCCCCCTGGGACCTCGAGCCGCTGGATCCCGAAAG GCTGCCGGCGGAGCCGGGCGGCGCGGTGGCCGTGCTGCCGCACGAGCTGGAGGCGGCGCTCTGCCGCGCCGGCGCGCACGAGTGGCCGCCGCACGCCTGCCGCGCCATCGCCGCGCACATCTCGCAG GTGATGTCGCTGTCGGTGGCCGAGCCGTTCGTGGCGCCTGTGGACCTGCAACTGTACCCCTCGTACGCAATGGTCGTGCCCTACCCCGTGGATCTGGCCACCATACGCGCCAGGTTCGAGAATTTG TTCTACCGGCGTCCGGCGGCGGCGCAGTTCGACGCGCGCTACCTGGCCAGCAACGCGGAGCAGTTCAACGAGCCGCACACGCCGATCGTGCGGCAGGCGCGGCTCGTCACCGACCTGCTGCTCTCCATCATCAG CAACTGGCAGTCGATAGACGTGGTGAGCAAGTACCACGAGCTGGCTGCGTCCTATCACTCGTCTGATGATGAGTCGCTGCACGATAAG AAGCGCGTGCGCAGCGCGAGCGAAGCGGGCGCGTGGCGGGAACGCGTCGCGGCGCTCGTGAGCGAGCTGGCCGCCGCCGCCGACGCCGAGCCCTTCCGCCAACCCGTAGAGCTCAGCCAGGCGCCTG ACTACCCGTCGGTGGTGACGTCGCCGATGGACCTGGGCACGGTGCAGCGCAAGCTGGCGCGCGGCGAGTACGGCGGCGCGGCCGAGGTGGCGGCCGACGTGCGCCTCGTCTTCGCCAACAGCCGCCTCTACAACACCAACAAGCGCAGCCGG ATATACTCGATGACGGTGCGGCTGTCGTCGCTGTTCGAGGCGCTGTGGGCGCGCGTGCCGCCCGACacgcgccgcgcgcgccgcgcccgccgcgcgcgccgccgccgcgacACCG CGGAAACAAACGGTGACGTGGCAACCAAGCACGCGTCGTCCAGCTCCGAGTGCGAGACGCTCGCGGTCGCgtcgcgccgcgccgcgcggGCGGAGCGGGCGGGGCGGGAGCGGCGGCGGGACGACTCGTGGGACAGCGACGCGCCGCTCAATGCGCACACCAAGG GTAAAGGAGTGGGCAAGAAGAGCAAGGGCGGCCCCGTCGCGAGCACGTCGGCCCGCGTGCCGCCCA CGTTCGTGGCGACGAATGGAATAGAGACGGACTCGGAGCGCGAGCACAAGCTTGAGGAGGTCCCGGACGGAAGCAGTTCCGACTCGAGCGCGTACTCGCGGATACAG GTGGTGGAGGAGGAGCTGGCGGAAGACGAGGTGGAGGTGACGTACGAGCCGTCGCCGCGCGCCCGCCGCCACACGCGCTCGCAG AGCAATTCACGCAAGCGTCGGCGCGCGCGCAGCTCGGGCAGCTCGGCCGGACACCGGCCCGTTAACCGACCGCACAAACG AACGCGCGAACGCTTCACGGACGGCTCGCTGTCCTCGTCGTCGTCTGGCTGGCAGTCTGGCTGGCGGTCTGGCGGCAGGTACGAGTCGGACCGCTCGTACCACCCCGGCTACTCCACCGATGACGAGACGCCGCTGCTCCTGTACAG GCAAAGGCAAGAAGGGGAAGTTGAGGCTGGTCCTTCGAGGCGGCCGCAGCAGCACCGG AGCGGCGGCGTGAGCCTGCGCAAGCGCCGCAGCCCGCGCCGCTACAACGAGGACAGCGAGGACGACTCCATCGCGGCCATCAGCAAGCGCCAGCAGCGGCGCCACCTCCCGCCG GGCCCCAGCGCGCCGCTCGGCCGCGCGCCGCACACCAACGACCACAACTACTTCAACGGCCACGCGCCGCACCACAACG GGGGTTCCCCGCCCTCGGGGGGCTCGCCGGGCCCCGGGCCGGTGTCGATCTCGTCGCGGGGCCGCGTGCGCCGGCTCACCGCCAAGGCGCGGGGCCTGCTGCGCGAATAA